A single region of the Thermococcus paralvinellae genome encodes:
- a CDS encoding FUN14 domain-containing protein, with translation MDVNFSGIVGDMGVGGLVGFITGYALKKFIKLVLALIGVYVLSLFWLQQKGVITINTDALFNLTESAATQTLSLADKVVGILPGGGAFVVGFYLGFHKG, from the coding sequence ATGGACGTGAATTTTAGTGGAATCGTTGGAGACATGGGGGTTGGAGGGCTAGTTGGCTTTATAACAGGCTACGCACTTAAAAAGTTCATCAAGCTTGTATTAGCTCTAATTGGTGTATACGTGCTTAGCTTATTTTGGCTCCAGCAAAAAGGGGTAATAACAATAAACACTGATGCGCTGTTCAATCTCACAGAGAGTGCAGCAACTCAAACTCTAAGTCTAGCAGATAAAGTCGTTGGAATCCTTCCTGGTGGAGGAGCCTTTGTAGTTGGGTTTTATTTAGGATTCCATAAAGGTTAA
- a CDS encoding PadR family transcriptional regulator, with the protein MTEPMDRLKEKLTKEVLWIYILSLLKERPMYAYELKSRIKEKFGFEPATVSSYVVLYKLEKDGYVTSKWQESETGKPSRKYYELTEKGRNLLEEGISFIENILEKLKS; encoded by the coding sequence ATGACTGAACCCATGGATAGGTTGAAAGAAAAGCTAACAAAAGAAGTCTTGTGGATATACATTCTGAGCCTTCTAAAAGAAAGGCCAATGTATGCATATGAGCTAAAAAGTAGAATAAAGGAGAAATTTGGATTTGAACCCGCAACAGTAAGCAGTTATGTTGTTCTATACAAGCTTGAAAAGGATGGGTATGTTACATCAAAATGGCAAGAAAGCGAGACTGGGAAACCATCAAGAAAGTACTATGAGCTCACAGAAAAAGGTAGAAATCTCTTAGAAGAAGGAATAAGCTTTATAGAAAATATTTTGGAGAAGCTTAAAAGCTAA
- a CDS encoding 50S ribosomal protein L40e, which translates to MARFPEAEARLFRKYICMRCGATNPWKAEKCRKCGYKGLRPKAREPRGGVGR; encoded by the coding sequence ATGGCGAGGTTTCCAGAAGCAGAGGCCAGGCTATTTAGAAAATATATCTGCATGAGGTGTGGGGCAACCAATCCATGGAAAGCTGAAAAGTGCAGGAAGTGTGGATACAAGGGACTAAGACCAAAAGCTAGAGAGCCAAGAGGAGGAGTTGGACGTTAG
- a CDS encoding MoaD/ThiS family protein, with translation MIKVKVIGRKIEKEIEWQKGMKVADVLRAVGFNTESAIAKVNGKVALEDDPIKDGDYVEVIPVVSGG, from the coding sequence ATGATAAAAGTTAAGGTCATTGGGAGGAAAATTGAGAAGGAGATTGAGTGGCAGAAGGGTATGAAAGTTGCAGATGTCCTGAGAGCTGTTGGCTTCAACACGGAGAGTGCAATAGCAAAAGTGAATGGAAAAGTTGCCTTAGAAGATGATCCTATTAAAGATGGTGATTATGTCGAGGTTATTCCGGTGGTTTCGGGAGGATAA
- a CDS encoding pyridoxal phosphate-dependent aminotransferase — protein sequence MIHASKRAMGIEYAIRDVVLPARELEKQGIKIIKLNIGDPVKFDFQPPQHMKEAYCRAIMEGHNYYGESEGDIELRKAIVEREKKKNGVDITVDDVMVTAAVTEALQFIFGAIVEPGDEVLIPGPSYPPYVALVKFYDGVPKAYLGIEEEGWQPDIDDMRKKISEKTKAIAVINPNNPTGALYDKKTLKEILDLAGEYDIPVISDEIYDLMTYEGKHVSPGSLTKDVPVIVMNGLSKVYFATGWRLGYMYFVDPENKLAEVKEAIGKLARIRLCPNTPAQKAAIAGLTGPMDYLDEYMKKLKERRDYIYKRLNEIPGLSAQKPEGAFYIFPRIEEKSKWKSDKEFVLDVLRNAHILVVHGSGFGEGGEWHFRAVFLPPVEILEQAMDNLEKFMRERLG from the coding sequence ATGATTCATGCATCTAAAAGGGCGATGGGTATTGAATATGCGATCAGAGATGTTGTTTTACCTGCTAGAGAACTTGAGAAACAGGGGATAAAAATAATCAAGCTCAATATTGGCGATCCTGTTAAATTCGACTTTCAGCCGCCCCAACACATGAAAGAAGCGTATTGTAGGGCAATTATGGAAGGACACAACTACTATGGAGAAAGTGAAGGCGATATAGAGCTTAGAAAGGCAATCGTTGAAAGGGAGAAGAAGAAAAATGGTGTTGACATAACCGTGGATGATGTAATGGTAACAGCGGCAGTTACAGAGGCATTACAATTCATCTTTGGTGCTATCGTTGAACCAGGAGATGAGGTACTTATTCCAGGACCAAGTTATCCACCATATGTAGCACTTGTAAAGTTTTACGATGGAGTCCCAAAAGCTTATCTTGGAATTGAGGAAGAAGGCTGGCAGCCAGATATAGATGACATGAGGAAAAAGATAAGCGAAAAGACAAAAGCTATAGCTGTTATAAATCCAAATAATCCAACTGGAGCTTTATATGACAAGAAAACGCTCAAAGAAATTCTTGACTTGGCTGGAGAATATGATATTCCTGTTATCAGTGATGAAATCTACGATTTAATGACTTATGAAGGAAAACACGTTTCTCCAGGCTCATTGACAAAGGACGTGCCTGTAATTGTTATGAACGGCCTTTCAAAGGTTTACTTTGCAACAGGATGGAGATTGGGCTACATGTACTTTGTTGATCCAGAAAACAAGCTCGCCGAAGTAAAAGAAGCTATAGGCAAGCTCGCAAGGATAAGGCTTTGTCCAAACACACCTGCCCAGAAAGCTGCAATCGCTGGTCTCACTGGTCCAATGGATTACCTTGATGAATATATGAAAAAGCTCAAAGAGAGGAGAGACTACATTTACAAGAGGTTAAATGAAATTCCCGGCTTAAGTGCACAAAAACCAGAAGGAGCGTTTTACATCTTCCCACGCATTGAGGAGAAGAGCAAGTGGAAGAGTGATAAGGAATTCGTCCTCGACGTTCTCAGAAATGCCCACATCTTGGTGGTTCACGGCTCAGGATTTGGAGAAGGCGGCGAATGGCACTTCAGAGCTGTCTTCCTGCCACCAGTCGAAATCCTTGAGCAGGCTATGGATAACTTAGAAAAATTCATGAGAGAGAGGCTTGGCTGA
- a CDS encoding PA14 domain-containing protein, which translates to MRKLIIIVLVIILAPLFQFASGSVPNKILLIRYEGEDMYTTNPFEWSTTFKCSRPLEVTYVDSISFRGNWREDYTAYYEVTMEVLKEGFWQFAIDSDDASDLIIDGKIVVSWYGGHGFCNCQDHRGTIYLTKGNHTLIVRMQEKTGGDGVVLYFKSPSDSEWRVFSAQNLIGKAKLYAKSNVDTTSTCQNAVRITQFYIPDREGILGVLYVRFSSRSPKYVNLPSEWSDFFDCNNIIESGILNGFVMSFGNRGEEYTTYLEAILEVDKEGVWYFAIDGDDAVDLIIDGKIVADWYGGHAPCYCQEHTGIVYLTKGNHTVIVRHQEYTGVDGVVVYFKAPGDTEWKKLTIDNLQGKGKLYVPVRDEDYLRSCTFTQIITTYLPPRGLLVPGILLVEYAGKQSGYAYGPDEWEEHYNCGEIKRIRIVDRIYWYNWIENNVSFHYEALLNVKIPGEYRFAIDGDDAVDVVLDGKIIAHWYGGHAPHRGTPDTWQIKDKEISDKIHLSEGWHTLMVRHQEYTGIEAVILYIQFPMRDDWVLFSLDNVKEYMDVYAYVPDDNTLRSCMFVRGEPLITPEATTTPTKAPISWKVLLISAILIISLTIKRR; encoded by the coding sequence ATGAGGAAACTGATTATCATTGTTTTGGTAATTATTCTAGCCCCTCTATTTCAATTTGCAAGTGGAAGCGTTCCGAACAAAATTTTGCTAATTAGATATGAAGGGGAAGACATGTATACGACAAATCCCTTTGAGTGGAGTACGACGTTTAAATGTAGCCGGCCTCTCGAAGTTACTTACGTTGATTCAATCTCATTTAGGGGTAATTGGAGAGAGGACTACACGGCATATTATGAGGTCACTATGGAAGTTCTGAAAGAAGGTTTCTGGCAGTTTGCCATAGACAGCGACGATGCTTCAGATTTGATCATAGACGGGAAAATCGTAGTCAGCTGGTATGGCGGGCATGGCTTCTGCAATTGTCAAGACCATAGAGGAACCATATATCTAACCAAAGGGAATCATACGCTAATTGTGAGGATGCAGGAAAAAACAGGGGGTGATGGTGTCGTTCTTTACTTTAAATCCCCAAGCGATTCTGAGTGGAGAGTCTTCTCGGCTCAAAATTTAATTGGAAAAGCAAAGCTCTATGCAAAGTCAAACGTTGATACAACCTCCACGTGTCAAAATGCTGTGAGAATAACGCAATTTTACATCCCCGATAGAGAGGGAATACTTGGAGTTCTTTATGTTCGATTTTCCTCACGCTCCCCGAAATACGTCAATTTACCTTCAGAGTGGAGTGACTTCTTCGATTGTAATAATATCATTGAAAGCGGTATTTTAAACGGATTCGTAATGTCTTTTGGGAATAGAGGCGAGGAATATACCACGTATCTCGAGGCAATTCTCGAAGTTGATAAAGAAGGTGTGTGGTATTTCGCAATCGATGGAGACGATGCGGTTGACTTGATTATCGATGGCAAAATTGTCGCCGATTGGTACGGTGGACATGCCCCATGCTATTGCCAAGAGCACACTGGAATAGTATACCTAACAAAAGGAAACCACACAGTAATTGTTAGGCATCAAGAGTATACGGGCGTGGATGGAGTTGTTGTTTACTTCAAGGCACCTGGTGATACTGAATGGAAAAAGCTAACCATTGACAATCTTCAAGGAAAGGGTAAACTCTACGTGCCCGTTAGGGATGAGGACTATCTTAGAAGCTGTACATTTACGCAGATAATAACAACTTACCTACCTCCAAGAGGCTTGTTAGTCCCAGGAATACTGCTTGTCGAGTATGCTGGTAAGCAAAGTGGATATGCATACGGCCCAGATGAATGGGAAGAGCATTATAACTGTGGTGAAATTAAGAGGATCAGAATTGTGGACAGAATTTACTGGTACAACTGGATTGAGAATAATGTAAGCTTCCACTATGAGGCCCTCCTAAACGTAAAGATTCCAGGAGAGTATCGATTTGCAATCGATGGAGACGATGCTGTGGACGTTGTGCTTGACGGGAAAATAATAGCCCACTGGTATGGTGGTCATGCTCCCCATAGAGGAACACCTGATACATGGCAAATAAAAGATAAGGAAATCTCTGACAAGATACACCTCTCTGAGGGATGGCACACGCTGATGGTCAGACATCAAGAGTACACGGGAATTGAGGCAGTAATACTCTATATACAGTTTCCCATGAGAGACGATTGGGTCCTGTTCTCGTTGGACAACGTAAAAGAATACATGGATGTCTATGCTTATGTTCCTGATGACAACACTCTAAGATCCTGTATGTTTGTAAGGGGCGAACCCCTAATAACTCCAGAAGCTACTACAACTCCAACAAAAGCTCCAATTTCATGGAAAGTACTTCTGATATCTGCAATCCTTATCATATCTCTGACTATCAAAAGGCGATGA
- a CDS encoding glycoside hydrolase family 130 protein, protein MIRIDIRDGNVIVPPLKKFPKPILSPSKEGFDSKNIYNPALIKERDTIVMLYRAESKNDDITGRIGLALSEDGIHFIKHPEPVIEPEYSWEKKGVEDPRVVKVGKTYYMTYTGYDGKTAKLCLATSKNLVNWEKKGVLFEEFPQTDNWTKSGAILPEKLKIGEFKGKYIMYFGDSNIWLAYSDDLINWEYIEEPVLTPRKDNFDNILVEPGPPAFMTDFGIVLIYNSAGLENGGRKYKAGIAVFDIKNPTKLIARSEKPILEPTYEWEIKGWVDNVVFIEGLVEHEGRTYLYYGGADRHIGLAYWE, encoded by the coding sequence TTGATTAGGATTGATATCCGAGATGGGAATGTTATAGTGCCTCCATTAAAAAAGTTCCCAAAGCCAATTTTATCACCTTCAAAAGAGGGCTTTGATTCTAAAAATATCTATAATCCAGCTTTAATAAAAGAAAGGGACACGATTGTGATGCTCTACAGAGCTGAAAGCAAAAACGATGACATCACAGGTAGAATAGGGCTTGCTCTTAGTGAAGATGGCATTCATTTCATCAAACATCCAGAGCCAGTGATTGAACCAGAGTACAGCTGGGAGAAAAAAGGTGTTGAAGATCCAAGAGTTGTAAAGGTTGGGAAAACATACTACATGACCTACACGGGCTATGACGGAAAGACTGCAAAGCTCTGCTTAGCTACATCCAAGAATTTGGTGAACTGGGAAAAGAAAGGTGTTTTATTTGAGGAGTTCCCTCAAACTGATAATTGGACAAAGAGTGGTGCAATCCTACCAGAAAAGCTGAAGATAGGAGAGTTTAAAGGGAAATATATCATGTACTTTGGCGATTCAAATATCTGGCTAGCATATTCCGATGATTTAATTAACTGGGAATACATTGAAGAGCCAGTTCTAACTCCAAGAAAGGATAACTTCGATAATATCCTTGTTGAACCAGGGCCTCCAGCATTTATGACGGATTTTGGAATAGTTTTAATCTACAACAGCGCTGGTCTTGAAAATGGAGGTAGAAAGTACAAAGCCGGCATAGCTGTTTTTGACATAAAAAATCCCACAAAACTGATAGCGAGAAGCGAAAAGCCAATACTGGAACCAACTTATGAGTGGGAAATAAAAGGCTGGGTAGATAACGTTGTTTTCATAGAGGGGCTAGTTGAGCATGAAGGAAGAACATATCTTTATTACGGAGGTGCTGATAGGCACATAGGCTTGGCATATTGGGAGTAG
- a CDS encoding amylo-alpha-1,6-glucosidase yields the protein MSRIVLSHNGAFVLSDEEGNMNKHYHGFYAFDTRFVKNISLEITKERLLGHIEPDHKTSISHILIGESTILMRKRELLNGWRYREELTFYNMSKKPVKIKIKYAFEVPFEGIFEVRGSHKPIERKIIKEQISNGVKYTYTGIDGIKRELEIKAEGFEFKSNYLTAKIPLEPLGKERISVEFSPRIYIKNPPFLIKEDFDFKLEEIVITNNAEINTIFKTSLRDLESLTVLTNYGLTVFAGIPYFMCLFGRDSIITSLFLLPYFPEYAKGTLRVLSKLQGKKFDKRTLEEPGKIPHEYRFGELSQASLMPFASYYGTIDATPLYLILAGEYVKWTKDYKTIKELKGTLNKALEWLFMKLEEGEGYIRYSHASPYVLMNQGWKDSKEGVPDEYGEPTKSAIALAEVQGYAYKALLDMAELSDVLDFEESTLREEAEKLKRRFNKDFWMEEEKFYAIALNGDNKPSKVISSNPGHLLFTGIAEHEKEIAERLFEKDMFSGWGIRTLSSREKAYNPFSYHNGSVWAHDNALIALGLAKIGEIEKAAFLGARILKAATLMNFQLPELFSGVESEIPIPVPRANVPQAWSAASSFAFLTAMLGLTPEGVSANPQLPEGLERVEIKSITIRGIKYKLIAKRKYETVEVEVKKVD from the coding sequence ATGAGCAGGATTGTGTTATCACATAATGGAGCATTTGTACTCTCTGATGAAGAGGGGAATATGAATAAGCATTATCACGGATTCTATGCCTTTGATACAAGATTTGTGAAAAACATTTCTCTTGAAATTACCAAAGAGAGGCTTTTAGGACATATTGAACCAGATCACAAGACTTCGATATCACACATACTCATAGGAGAATCAACAATCCTAATGAGAAAACGAGAGTTGCTGAATGGCTGGAGATACAGAGAAGAGCTAACCTTCTACAACATGTCCAAAAAGCCTGTAAAAATAAAGATTAAATATGCCTTTGAAGTCCCCTTTGAAGGCATATTCGAAGTTAGAGGAAGTCATAAACCCATTGAGAGAAAAATCATTAAAGAACAGATCTCAAACGGAGTTAAATATACTTACACTGGCATTGATGGAATAAAGAGAGAGCTTGAAATTAAAGCTGAGGGATTTGAGTTTAAGAGCAATTACCTCACAGCAAAAATTCCTTTGGAGCCATTAGGAAAAGAGAGAATTAGTGTAGAATTCTCTCCTAGAATCTACATAAAGAATCCTCCTTTCTTGATTAAGGAGGACTTTGATTTCAAGCTTGAGGAAATAGTTATCACAAACAATGCTGAAATAAACACCATTTTCAAAACTTCGCTGAGAGATTTAGAATCTCTAACAGTGCTAACTAACTATGGGTTAACAGTTTTTGCCGGAATCCCGTACTTTATGTGCCTTTTTGGGAGAGATAGCATAATCACTTCCCTGTTCCTCCTACCATACTTTCCAGAATATGCCAAGGGGACACTAAGGGTTCTCTCAAAACTTCAGGGGAAGAAATTTGACAAGAGGACGCTTGAAGAACCTGGGAAAATTCCCCACGAATATAGATTCGGAGAGCTTTCTCAAGCCAGCTTAATGCCCTTCGCTTCATATTACGGAACCATAGACGCAACGCCATTGTATTTAATTCTGGCTGGTGAATATGTTAAATGGACTAAGGACTATAAAACAATAAAGGAACTGAAAGGAACCCTAAACAAAGCACTCGAATGGCTTTTCATGAAGCTTGAAGAAGGAGAAGGGTACATAAGATACTCACATGCATCTCCTTATGTCCTAATGAACCAAGGCTGGAAGGACTCCAAAGAAGGTGTTCCAGACGAGTATGGGGAACCAACAAAGTCTGCAATTGCATTAGCTGAAGTCCAGGGTTATGCATACAAAGCTCTCTTAGACATGGCAGAGCTTTCTGATGTTTTAGATTTTGAAGAATCTACGCTAAGAGAAGAAGCTGAGAAGCTGAAAAGAAGATTTAACAAAGACTTTTGGATGGAAGAAGAAAAATTTTACGCAATTGCTCTAAACGGAGATAACAAACCTTCAAAAGTAATCTCTTCTAATCCTGGTCATCTACTTTTTACAGGCATTGCAGAGCATGAAAAAGAAATTGCCGAAAGGCTGTTTGAAAAAGATATGTTTTCTGGATGGGGAATCCGGACCTTAAGCTCAAGAGAAAAAGCTTACAACCCTTTTAGCTATCATAACGGCAGCGTTTGGGCCCATGACAATGCCCTTATAGCTTTAGGATTAGCAAAAATTGGGGAAATTGAGAAAGCTGCATTTCTTGGAGCTAGAATATTAAAAGCTGCAACTTTAATGAACTTCCAGTTACCAGAGCTTTTTAGTGGAGTTGAAAGTGAAATTCCAATCCCCGTTCCAAGAGCGAATGTCCCTCAGGCCTGGAGCGCTGCAAGCTCTTTTGCATTCTTAACAGCTATGCTCGGGCTTACCCCAGAAGGAGTCTCAGCAAATCCACAGCTCCCAGAAGGCCTCGAGAGAGTTGAAATAAAGAGCATAACAATTAGGGGGATCAAATACAAGCTGATTGCTAAAAGAAAATACGAGACTGTTGAAGTTGAGGTGAAGAAGGTTGATTAG